The nucleotide window CGTCATCAACAACTCGTGGGGCTCCAGCGGCGACTTCGACCCGGACGACCCGATCAACGTGGCGTCGCGCCTGGCGAACGAGCGCAACATCGTGGTCGCCTTCGCGGCGGGCAACTCGGGCTCGGCTCCGGACACGCACAATCCCTACGCCAAGGCCCCCTGGGTGATCTCGGTGGCGGCGGGCACCAAGGCGGCGACGCTGGCCGACTTCTCCTCGCGCGGCCGCACCGGCGGCGCCCGCACGGTGACGTCGCAGAGCGGTGAGGTCATCACCTGGCTCGACGAGCCGTCGATCACGGCGCCGGGCGTCGGCATCTACTCGGCGTACGCCCCCACCGGCGTGCTGGGCGCGCTCGGGCCGGACGAGACCAACCCGTTCTACACCATCATGGACGGCACCTCGATGGCCTCGCCGCACGTGGCGGGGATCGCGGGGCTGATGCTGGAGGCCAACCCGCTGCTCACGCCGGACCAGGTGAAGCAGATCATGCGCGAGACGGCCACCAAGATGCCGGGCTTCCGCGCGTTCGAGGTGGGTGCGGGCTACGTGAACGCCTACGCCGCGGTGCAGAAGTCGTTCGCCCTGGCCACCCCCTTCGGCAAGACGCTGACGGTGGAGACGGTGCCGGCCACGGTTCGCGAGGACGTGCTCTACGACAAGACGTTCGACTACACGCCGGCCTCGCTGCCGGGCGCGTACAAGCACGCCTTCCAGGTGGCGCCGGGCGCGAGCATCCTGGAGGCCAAGATCGAGTTCCAGGGCGTGAACGTGCCGGCGTACGGCACGGTGGGCAACCCGCTGCTCTTCGACGTGTACGACCCGAACGGCAACCGCTACAACGCATTCGACCTGTACTTCGCGGAGAACGGCACCACGCGGCTGGTGATCGTGGTGAACAACCCGACGCCGGGGACCTGGACGGCCGAGGTCAAGGCGCTCACCCCGCTGGGCAACGAGGCGGGCAACTTCGCCACCCTGCCGGACAAGGTGCACGAGACGGAGATCCTGACCTTCATCACGCCGCCGGTCATCGCGGACGTGCAGGGGCACGCGGCGCAGGGCGCCATCGAAGTGGCGCTGGCGAACGGCTACCTGGGGCTGTGCGCGCCCGGCTCGTTCTGCCCGGACGCGGAGCTCACCCGCATCGACCTGGCCCGCGGCTTCACGCAGTTCGGCACGATCCGCCAGAACCTGCCGCTGAACGGCGCCAGCACCTTCAGCGACGTGTCCGCGGCGGACAAGCCCTTTGCGGAGGCGGTGGCGGCGCGCGGCGCGGCGATGCGCGACCGTGAGCACCGCTACGCCGGCATCATGGACGGCTCGGGCGGCCTCTTCTCCCCGACCGCCAAGGTGCAGCGCGGCGGCCTGGCGCGGATGCTGGTGCGGGGCGTAGGCGGCGACGCGGCGGCGCTCGCCCACACGGGCGACGTGACCTACACGTACAACGGCCAGACGTACGTGATCGCGGACCAGGACCAGATCCCCGCCAGCCTGCGCGGCTACGTGCACACGGCGATCAACTCCAACATGCTGAACGTGTACGCGGAGATCGAGCAGGGACCGTTCGACCTGACGCCGAAGCTGAAGTTCTACTTCCGGCCGACGAACGTGGTGAAGCGCGGCGAGGCTGCCGTGGCGATCGCCCGCTACCATGCGCAGTTCTTCCAGTAAGGGAAGTGCCAAGTCCTAAGTGCTGAGTGCTGAGTCAACAGCGCACTCACGCACTGCCGTTCAGCACTTAGCACTTAGCACTCAGGACTAACCATGCGCCGGGGGTTTCCGCCCCCGGCGCATTGTCTATCCACCCCACCGGCTTTACTGTGTACGCGTGAAACGCTTTCCCTGGCACACCCACGCGCACTCGCGCGCCGGGTTCACCCTCCTGGAAGTGATCGTCGCGCTCGCCATCCTGGGGACCGGGGTGGTGGCCGCGCTCGGCATCCTCGCGACCGGCACCTCGGTGACCGCGCGCGCCAGCACCCGCCTGCTGGCCACGGAGCTGGCGGAGTCGCGCATGGAGGAGACCCTGCTGCGCCCCGCAGACTCCCGCGGGCGCGACGAGGGGAGCTTTCCGCCGCCGCACGACGACTTCCGCTGGCGCACGCGCGTGGGGCCGGGGCCGCTGGACGGGACGATGTCGGTGGAGGTGTCGGTGCTGGGGAACGGCGACTCGGTGCACCTCGCCACCCTGCGCCGCCGATGAAGGGGCGCGCGGGGTTCACGCTCATCGAGGTGGTCATCGCCCTGGCGCTGGCCGGGCTGGCCATGGCGCTGGTGGCCGGAAGCGTGCGCGCCGCGGTGGACACCGGCGAGCGCCAGACGCGCGCCGTGGGGGAGGAGCATCGCGCCCGCGTCACGCGCGAGTTCCTGCGCGAGGCGGTGCGCGGCCTGGCGGTGGAGCGTGCCGGGCGCGGCGACCTGGTGATCCTGACGCCGGGCGGCTCCCGCGAGCGCCCCATAGACCGCGTCGTCTTCTCCACCCACGGCGGCGCGGTGTTCGGGTGGGAGAGCGACCTCAAGGCCGTGCAGCTCCTGGTGGACGCCGACCCCGCCACTCCCGAGAGCGGCGTGGTGGCGCGCGTCCTCCGCACCGTCCAGGGCGGCGCGGTGGAGGAGACGCTCACCCTCCTGCCGGACGTCACGGGGATGGGGATCAGGATGCTGGAGGCCGGCGGCGAGTGGCAGGATGCGTGGCCGGACGCCACCCGCGCCCCCGCCGCCATCGAGTTCCGCTTCACCGGCGGCGACGCGGAGCCCGGCGTCTCGCCGCTGGCGGCGCTCCCCCTGCGCGTGCGGGTGCCGTGAGGGACCGGCGGGGGATCGCGCTGGTGGCGGCGCTCTGGGCGCTCCTCCTCCTCGCCTCGCTGGGGACGGCGGTGGCGCTCACCGCCCGCCGCCACCTGTGGATGGTGGGGACGCAGGACCGGCGCGCAGCCGCCCGCTGGTCCGCCGAGGCGGGGATCGCCGAGGCCGAGACGCGGCTGGACTCCGTGCTCGTGGAGCTGATCACCCGCACCCCCGCCAACATCGGCGCCGCGTCGCTGGGCGGCGAGGAAGACCCGGGGATGCGCGAGCTGCGGGCCCGTGCCCGCGCGGCGCTGGAGACCTTCAACTCGCTGGACTCGCTGGTGGCGCGCGGCGGCGACCGGCGCCTTCCCAACGGCGCGGAGTACGCGCTCCGCGTGCACGACGTGAGCACGCGCCTGAACCTCAACGCCGCCGATGAGCCGGAGCTGCGCAACTTCTTCAGGCAGTGGATCCTGGACGAGCGGGAGCTCGCCATCTTCGTCGAATCGCTGCTGGACTGGCGCGACGAAGACGACCTGGCCCGCGCCAACGGCGCCGAGCAGGCGTTCTACGCGCGCCGGGACGAGCGAGTGCGCAACGGGCTCCTGCTGTCGATTCGCGAGCTGCTGCGGGTGCGGGGGATGACGCCGGAGATCCTTGAGCGGGTGGAGCCGTTCCTGGTGGTGCTCCCCTCGCGCGACCTGCGCATCAACGTGAACGCCGCGCCGGTCCCGGTTCTCGCCGCCATCCCCGGCTTCTCGCGCGAGATGGCGACGGCGCTGGTCTTCCGGCGCCGGGCACAGGGGCCCTTCCTCTCCGCCGCCGAGATCACCGCGGACCAGACGCTCCGCGGGCTCTTCGACGCGGGCACCGGCGCACGCGCCATCAACGTGATCGCGACGCACCCGGAGGTCCTGGAGGTCTGGAGCGCCGGCCGCGCCTCCGAGGGCGAGTCGACGCACACGATCCGCACCCTCTACGCCGTGGAAGGCGCCGCCCTCCGCCGCCTGGAGCGCGAGGAGGCGGACCAGTGAAAACAGCAACAGCAATCTCACACAGAGACACAGAGGGTAAAGAAAGGACACAGACGAGCACCGTGTCGCCCTCCTCTTCCTTGTCGTTTCCTCTGTGTCTCTGTATGAGGCGCTTTTTGGCGAGGCCGCGATGATCCGCCGCGTGGGGGTCGCGGTGGCGGAGGGGGAGCTGCGGACGGCGCTGGTGGAGCGCATCGGCAGCCGGGTGCGCGTGCGCGGGGTGCACCGCACGCACGTCGCCGGAGCGCGCACGCTGGACGATGCGATCCGCGACGCCGCCGAGGTGCTCGCGCCGGGGCGCCGCGCGGAAGTGGGCGTCGCGCTGTCGCCGCGCGATGCATGGCTCAAGCTGCTGGCGCTGCCGCCGCTGCCGCCCGCGGACCGCACGCGGCTCGTGGAGATGGAGGCCGAGCGCTACTTCCCCGTGCGCGGCGAGGCGGTGCTGGCCGATGCGTCCTCCGACGGGCCGGTGGCTGCGGCGCGCGCGGACGCGGTGGAGGCGCTGGTCGGGCGTGTGGAGGAGACGCTCGGGCGCGTGGTGGCGGTGGAGCCGCAGGCGCGCGCCGCGGTGCGCGCGTGGGCCGCCCTCCAGCCCGCTCTGGGACGCGGCGTCTTCGCCACCGTCACGCACACGGGCGGGTGGTGGGAGGTCTCGGTGGCGCGCGGCGGCACGCTGCTGGGCCACGCGCGGCTGCTGGGCGCGGAGCCGGAGGCGGTGGCGGATGCGCTCGCCAGCGCCGTGCAGCAGGGCGGAGTGCTGCCGCGCGTGCTGATCGGCGTGGACCCCGCGGAGGAGGAGTGGCTCGCATCACGCCTCGCGGCGGCCATCGAGGCGCGGCTCCCCGGCACCGTCGCCGAGGCGTGCGGGGAGCTGGCGCCGGGGGTCCCCGCGGAGTTCGCGGCGGCCATCGGGGCGGCGCTGGCGCCCGCGGGCGGGCTGCTTCCTGCATCGCACCGCGAGCGGCTGAGCGCGGCGGGGCGGCGGCGCACCATGGCGTGGGCGGGGGCGGCGGCGCTCGCCTTCCTCCTCTTCCTGGGCGCCGGCCCCTGGCGCGAGTCGCGCCGGGCAAAGGCTCTGGAGGCCGAGGCCGCCGCGCTCGCCCCACGCGCCGATGCCGCCGCCGAGTTGCTGGAGCGGGTGCGCCGCTCCACGGCCACGGTGCGCTTCACCGACTCCCTGGACGCGTCGCGCCCCCGCTGGCTGGATGCGCTGGAGGAGCTTGGGCGGCGCCTTCCGCCCGGCGCGTACCTCACGGAGTTCCAGGCCGACGCGGAGAAGCAGACGGTGGAGATCCGCGGCTACGCGGGGCGCGCCTCCGCCATCGTCCCGCTCCTGGAGCAGTCGCCCCGCTTCTCCGGCGTGGAGTCGGTGGAGCCGGTCACGCGCCGCACGATCGGCTCCGTGGAGCTGGAGAACTTCGCCATCCGCATGCAGGTGGCCCCGTGACGCCGCGCGAGAAGCGGGTCGTCATTGGCGGCGCGGTGGCGGCGGTCCTGATCCTCCTGATCGGCATCGGTCCGCGCCTTTTCGGCGGCGGCGACGGCGAGAGCGGGGCGGCGCTGCAGGCGGAGCGGGTGGCGCGCTTCCGCGGGCTGGCCGCCAGCCGCGACACGCTGCGCACCCTGTCGCAGAGCGCCGCGGCGGCGGAACGGATCGCGGCGGGGCGCTACCTGGGCGGCAACACGCCGCAGGTGGCCGCGGCGCGCCTCTCCTCCGTGGTCCAGGCGATCGCCGAGGACGCCGAAGTGGAGGTGGTGCGCGAGTCCATCCTCCCCCCCGCCCCCGCCGGCCCGGCGACCGCCACCTCGCTCCAGATCGTGGCGCGCGGCGACGCGACGGGGCTGATGGAGCTGCTGAAAGGCGTGGAGCAGAGCCCCGTCCTGCTGCGCGTCGACGACCTCACGGTGGGCGGCGATCCGCGGGAGGGCGCGGGCACGCCCTCGCTCACCATCAGCCTGCGCGTGACGGGCTACCTGCTCCGCCCAGCCGACGACGAGGAGCCAACATGACCACCAACGACCGCATCTGGGCCGGCGCCACGGCGCTCCTCCTGGCCGGGGCCGTGTGGAGGGCGACGGGAGCCGGCGAGTCGCCGCGGGTGATCTGGCCCGAGCTGCCGCGCGCATCCGCCGCCACCCCGCGCCCCCCCGCGCGCGACCCGGAGGCGGTGGTGCGCGGCGCCCTGGACCGCAACGTCTTCAGCGCGTCGCGCACGGCGCCGCAGAGCCGCTACCGCGTGGGGATGCAGCTCACCCCGGGCGTCGCGCCGACCACGCTGACGATGCCGGCGCCACCCCCTCCCCCCCCTCCCCCGCCCCCCCCGCCGCGGTACCGCGTCGCGGGGACGATGGTCTCAAGCACGGGCGGGATGGCGCTGATCGACGCGGACCCGTCGTCGCCGGGGCCGGAGGTGTACCGGGTGGGAGACGCGGTGGGCGGATACCGGCTGGAGCGGGTGGCGTACGACCACGTGGTGATGGTGGGCGCCATGGGCGAGCTGCGCATGGACGTCGCGCGCCCCGGCGAGGGGCGGCGCGCCGCGGCCGCGGCTGCATCGCTGCCGTCGGGCACCCCGCTTCCCAACGCGGCGCCCACACCCGAAGTGCCCATGAGCCAGCGCGCCAAGAGCGCGGCAAACACCCCGCCCGGCGCCATTCCGCCCGGGTGGTAGCCCCATGTCATCGTCCCGAGCGAGAGTACACCGGGTGAGAAGCCAAACCGTGCATCGTGCGCTGGCCGCCGCGCTGGCCTGTCTCCTCCTTGCCGTGCCGCCCGCGAGCGCGCAGGTGAGGATCAACTACCAGGACGCGGAGCTGACGACGGTCATCAGCGCGCTCGCCGAGATGGCGGGGCTCAACGTCGTCTTCGTGGGCGTCGACCCCGCCACGCGCGTCACCATCAAGATGGGCCGCCCCATCTCGCCCGACGAGATCCCGGGGCTGATCCGCACCATCCTGGAGAGCGCGGGGTTCGCTACGGTGGACCGCGGCGGCATCCTGCAGGTGGTGCCCGCCGCGCAGGCGCCCACGCTGGGGGAGACGCAGGTCTTCGTGCACCCGCTGCGCCACGCATCCGCCACCGAGCTGGCGCTGACGCTGGCGGCCATCTACGGGAGCACCGACGCCGCCAACGCCGCCGCCGGCGACACGCGCGGCCGTCGCTCCCTCAGCGACCAGCTCCGCGGCCAGCGCGAGGGGAGCAACGTCACGACGTCGGGCGGCGGCTTCGCGCTGGGCGCGGATGGCGCGGCACGCCCGCAATCCGTGCTGACCCGCCCCAACACGGGCCAGACGCCGACCGTCGGGGGTCTGATGGTGGGCGAGGCGGCGGTGGTCCCCTACACCGCCACCAACTCGCTCATCATCCGCACCACGCCGCGCAACTACGAGCTGCTGCGGCAGACCATCGACCGGCTCGACACCCGCCCGCTGCAGGTGGTGATCGAGGTCTTCGTGGCAGAGGTGACGCTGGATCGCGAGACGCAGTTCGGCGTGGACTGGGTGGCGAGGCTGGGCGAGCGCGGCGGCGGCCAGGCGGTGCGCGGAGTGGAGCGCTTCCGCACCCTTGCGGACACGACCCCGGGTGGCCTGGTGGTGTCGATGGGCTTCGCGGAGGGCGACTTCGACGTGCGCGCCACGCTGCGCGCCATCGCCGCGGACGCGCGCGTCAACGTGCTCGCCACGCCCAGCGTGCTGGCGCGCAACAACGAGGAAGCGCGCATCCTGGTGGGCAGCCAGGTTCCCTTCACCCAGATCGCGCGCTCCGGACTTTCGGGCGAGGTGCTGGACCGCGTCGTCCAGTTCCGCGACGTGGGGACGGAGCTCGCCATCGTCCCCACCATCAACCAGGACGGCTACGTCACGCTCAGCGTCCTGCAGCAGGTCTCCACCCTCACCAACCAGACGCTCTTCGGCGCGCCCATCATCACCGTGCGCGAGGCGCAGACCTCGGCCGTGGTGCGCGACCGGCAGACGGTGGTCATCGGCGGGCTGATCGGCTCGGAAGAGTCGCGGTTCCGGCGCGGGATCCCCATCCTCAAGGACATCCCACTCCTGGGCTACCTCTTCCGCGACACGGAGCGGCGCGGCAGGAAGACGGAGCTGGTCATCTTCCTCACGCCCTACCTGGTGGAGTCCGACGCGGACCTGGAGCGGCTGCGCGAGCGTTCCATCGAGCGCACCAACAGCCGCCAGCAGATCCGCAGGGAGCTGGACCGCAACCGGCTGGACAGCGTGCGCGTGCTCCCCGCCACGCCTGTGCCCGCCCTGCCCGCTCCGCAGGGGACTCCGCCCGCGGCGCCCGTGCAGACTGTGCCGCCCGCGCAGCCCGCGCGCACCCCGCAGCCCTGAGGAGCGCGTGCTCGACGACGTCCGCCCGCTGACCGACCGCCTCTCCGCGCGCTACCTGGAGGAGCACCGCCTCGTCCCCATCCGCCTGGACGGGGACGCGGTGGTGGTCGCCGCATCGGAGCCCCTCGCGCCCGACGTGCTGGGGGAGCTCGCGGCGGTCTTCGAGCGCCCGGTGCGCATCGTGGAAGCGCCGCGCGCGGAGATCGAGCGGGCCATCGACCGCGCGTACGGGGCGGCGGCATCGACGGTCAACGACGTCATGGCCGACCTGCGCGAGGACGGTCTGGAGCTGGTGACCGAGGGCACCGAGAGCGCGGACGACCTGGAGGGCCTCGCCAACCAGGCGCCCGTCATCCGCCTGGTGAACCTCATCCTCTTCGACGCCCTCCAGCGCCGCGCCAGCGACGTGCACCTGGACGCCATGCCGGACGCCCTGCGCGTCCGCTATCGCGTGGACGGCGTACTGCGCGAGGTCTCCGCATCCCCCAAGCGCTACCAGGCCGCCGTCGTGAGCCGCATCAAGGTGATGGCCAGCATGGACATCGCCGAGCGCCGGCTGCCGCAGGACGGGCGCATCCGGCTGCGCATGGCGGAGCGCGAGGTGGACCTGCGCGTCTCCACCATCCCGACGGTCAACGGCGAGTCGGTGGTGCTGCGCATCCTGGACCGCTCCGGCGCGCGCACGGCGCTGGAAGACCTGCAGATGGACCCGGACGACCTGCGCCGCTTCGTGCGCCTGATCGAGCGGCCGAACGGCATCCTGCTGGTGACGGGCCCCACCGGCTCGGGAAAGACGACCACGCTCTACACCGCCCTCTCGCGCCTCAACGACGAGACGCGAAAGATCCTCACCGTCGAGGACCCGGTCGAGTACCAGATCCGCGGCGTGTCGCAGGTGGAGGTGCACCCGCGCATCGGCCTGAGCTTCGCCGCGACGCTGCGCTCCATGCTGCGCCAGGACCCGGACGTCATCATGGTCGGCGAGATCCGCGACCGCGAGACGGCGGAGATCGCGGTGCAGGCCGCGCTCACCGGCCACCTCGTCCTTTCCACGCTGCACACCAACGACGCCCCCTCCGCCGTCACGCGCCTGCTGGACATGGGCGTGGAGGACTACCTGGTGGCGGCGACCGTGGAAGGGATCGTGGCGCAGCGCCTCGTCCGCCGGGTCTGCCCGCACTGCTCCGAGCCGCGCCCCGCCGCCGCGGACATGGCCGCGCGGCTCGGCGTCGCCCCCGGCACCCTCTTCCGCGAGGGCCGCGGCTGCGACGCGTGCGACGGCACCGGCTACCGCGGGCGCACGGGCATCTACGAGATCCTCAACCTTACCGACCGCCTGCGCTCGATGATCGTGGCGCGCACCCCGCTCGAAGACCTCCGCGCCGCCGCCCGCGCCGAGGGGATGCGCTCCCTGCGCGCCGC belongs to Longimicrobium sp. and includes:
- a CDS encoding prepilin-type N-terminal cleavage/methylation domain-containing protein; translated protein: MKGRAGFTLIEVVIALALAGLAMALVAGSVRAAVDTGERQTRAVGEEHRARVTREFLREAVRGLAVERAGRGDLVILTPGGSRERPIDRVVFSTHGGAVFGWESDLKAVQLLVDADPATPESGVVARVLRTVQGGAVEETLTLLPDVTGMGIRMLEAGGEWQDAWPDATRAPAAIEFRFTGGDAEPGVSPLAALPLRVRVP
- a CDS encoding prepilin-type N-terminal cleavage/methylation domain-containing protein is translated as MKRFPWHTHAHSRAGFTLLEVIVALAILGTGVVAALGILATGTSVTARASTRLLATELAESRMEETLLRPADSRGRDEGSFPPPHDDFRWRTRVGPGPLDGTMSVEVSVLGNGDSVHLATLRRR
- the gspM gene encoding type II secretion system protein GspM, which translates into the protein MTPREKRVVIGGAVAAVLILLIGIGPRLFGGGDGESGAALQAERVARFRGLAASRDTLRTLSQSAAAAERIAAGRYLGGNTPQVAAARLSSVVQAIAEDAEVEVVRESILPPAPAGPATATSLQIVARGDATGLMELLKGVEQSPVLLRVDDLTVGGDPREGAGTPSLTISLRVTGYLLRPADDEEPT
- a CDS encoding type II secretion system protein GspK, with the protein product MRDRRGIALVAALWALLLLASLGTAVALTARRHLWMVGTQDRRAAARWSAEAGIAEAETRLDSVLVELITRTPANIGAASLGGEEDPGMRELRARARAALETFNSLDSLVARGGDRRLPNGAEYALRVHDVSTRLNLNAADEPELRNFFRQWILDERELAIFVESLLDWRDEDDLARANGAEQAFYARRDERVRNGLLLSIRELLRVRGMTPEILERVEPFLVVLPSRDLRINVNAAPVPVLAAIPGFSREMATALVFRRRAQGPFLSAAEITADQTLRGLFDAGTGARAINVIATHPEVLEVWSAGRASEGESTHTIRTLYAVEGAALRRLEREEADQ
- the gspE gene encoding type II secretion system ATPase GspE, with the protein product MLDDVRPLTDRLSARYLEEHRLVPIRLDGDAVVVAASEPLAPDVLGELAAVFERPVRIVEAPRAEIERAIDRAYGAAASTVNDVMADLREDGLELVTEGTESADDLEGLANQAPVIRLVNLILFDALQRRASDVHLDAMPDALRVRYRVDGVLREVSASPKRYQAAVVSRIKVMASMDIAERRLPQDGRIRLRMAEREVDLRVSTIPTVNGESVVLRILDRSGARTALEDLQMDPDDLRRFVRLIERPNGILLVTGPTGSGKTTTLYTALSRLNDETRKILTVEDPVEYQIRGVSQVEVHPRIGLSFAATLRSMLRQDPDVIMVGEIRDRETAEIAVQAALTGHLVLSTLHTNDAPSAVTRLLDMGVEDYLVAATVEGIVAQRLVRRVCPHCSEPRPAAADMAARLGVAPGTLFREGRGCDACDGTGYRGRTGIYEILNLTDRLRSMIVARTPLEDLRAAARAEGMRSLRAAGLARALAGETTLEEVLRVTAEAEE
- a CDS encoding PilN domain-containing protein, translating into MIRRVGVAVAEGELRTALVERIGSRVRVRGVHRTHVAGARTLDDAIRDAAEVLAPGRRAEVGVALSPRDAWLKLLALPPLPPADRTRLVEMEAERYFPVRGEAVLADASSDGPVAAARADAVEALVGRVEETLGRVVAVEPQARAAVRAWAALQPALGRGVFATVTHTGGWWEVSVARGGTLLGHARLLGAEPEAVADALASAVQQGGVLPRVLIGVDPAEEEWLASRLAAAIEARLPGTVAEACGELAPGVPAEFAAAIGAALAPAGGLLPASHRERLSAAGRRRTMAWAGAAALAFLLFLGAGPWRESRRAKALEAEAAALAPRADAAAELLERVRRSTATVRFTDSLDASRPRWLDALEELGRRLPPGAYLTEFQADAEKQTVEIRGYAGRASAIVPLLEQSPRFSGVESVEPVTRRTIGSVELENFAIRMQVAP
- a CDS encoding S8 family serine peptidase, which gives rise to VINNSWGSSGDFDPDDPINVASRLANERNIVVAFAAGNSGSAPDTHNPYAKAPWVISVAAGTKAATLADFSSRGRTGGARTVTSQSGEVITWLDEPSITAPGVGIYSAYAPTGVLGALGPDETNPFYTIMDGTSMASPHVAGIAGLMLEANPLLTPDQVKQIMRETATKMPGFRAFEVGAGYVNAYAAVQKSFALATPFGKTLTVETVPATVREDVLYDKTFDYTPASLPGAYKHAFQVAPGASILEAKIEFQGVNVPAYGTVGNPLLFDVYDPNGNRYNAFDLYFAENGTTRLVIVVNNPTPGTWTAEVKALTPLGNEAGNFATLPDKVHETEILTFITPPVIADVQGHAAQGAIEVALANGYLGLCAPGSFCPDAELTRIDLARGFTQFGTIRQNLPLNGASTFSDVSAADKPFAEAVAARGAAMRDREHRYAGIMDGSGGLFSPTAKVQRGGLARMLVRGVGGDAAALAHTGDVTYTYNGQTYVIADQDQIPASLRGYVHTAINSNMLNVYAEIEQGPFDLTPKLKFYFRPTNVVKRGEAAVAIARYHAQFFQ
- a CDS encoding secretin N-terminal domain-containing protein; the protein is MRSQTVHRALAAALACLLLAVPPASAQVRINYQDAELTTVISALAEMAGLNVVFVGVDPATRVTIKMGRPISPDEIPGLIRTILESAGFATVDRGGILQVVPAAQAPTLGETQVFVHPLRHASATELALTLAAIYGSTDAANAAAGDTRGRRSLSDQLRGQREGSNVTTSGGGFALGADGAARPQSVLTRPNTGQTPTVGGLMVGEAAVVPYTATNSLIIRTTPRNYELLRQTIDRLDTRPLQVVIEVFVAEVTLDRETQFGVDWVARLGERGGGQAVRGVERFRTLADTTPGGLVVSMGFAEGDFDVRATLRAIAADARVNVLATPSVLARNNEEARILVGSQVPFTQIARSGLSGEVLDRVVQFRDVGTELAIVPTINQDGYVTLSVLQQVSTLTNQTLFGAPIITVREAQTSAVVRDRQTVVIGGLIGSEESRFRRGIPILKDIPLLGYLFRDTERRGRKTELVIFLTPYLVESDADLERLRERSIERTNSRQQIRRELDRNRLDSVRVLPATPVPALPAPQGTPPAAPVQTVPPAQPARTPQP